The DNA region GCTGGGCTCGCCATGCGCTGGCAGGACCGGCCGCAATCGATGCGCGACCTGCTGCGTGGGATGACCGCAGGTTTGACCGGCGGCTGACCAGTGTCCGGTGCCGGAATCCGGGCATGGAAAAGGGGACCGGCGCACCGGTCCCCCTTCACGATCGGTATCGACGACGAAATTACTTCGCGTCGGCCGCGACCTGCATCTTGACGATCTTGTCCGGGTCGGTGACCTGACCGTTGCGGCCCTGGTTGCCCTTCTTGATCATGTCGACGAACTCCATGCCCTCGACCACGCGGCCCCAGACGGTGTACTGGCGGTCCAGGAAGGAGGAGGGCGCGAAGCAGATGAAGAACTGGCTGTCGGCGCTGTCCGGATCCTGCGCACGGGCCATCGACAGGGTGCCGCGGATGTGCGGCGCGCTGGAGAACTCGGCCTTCAGCTTCTTGCCGGAGCCGCCCATGCCGGTGCCGGTCGGGTCGCCGGTCTGGGCCATGAAGCCGTCGATGACGCGGTGGAAGACGACGCCGTCATAGAAGCCCTGGCGGGTCAGTTCCTTGATGCGGGCGACGTGGTTCGGCGCCAGGTCGGGCCGCAGTTCGATCACCACGCGACCATCCTTGAGGTCGAGGTAAATGGTGTTTTCCGGATCCAAGGCCTTCGCCTCCCCTTGCGAGACTGTAAAGAACGAGACAGTGAAAATCGTGGCGAACAGGGCCGCCATCAATGCGCGGGTCCACCGCTTCATGCGAAACACTCCGATGAACTGAAATCCGCGCAGCGGACCATAGGGGAAAAGCGGGGGAATGCAAAGCCGCGCTGGCGAGGTTGGCGATCCACCAAAGGTCACGGACGAAAACGCCCGGCCGGGGTGTTCTTTCGGGCATGGACATGGCACTGGGACATGACATGTGTATGGGGGATGAGGCCGCGAGCGGGTCGGGAAAAAGGGGAAGGGGACTCCGGTGAGGCTGGCACGGGCATTGGCGGGAATGGCGGCGGGAACGGCGGCGGCCACGGTGACGCTGGGCATCGCCGCCATCGGCGGCGCGATCCTGGCCGGCCCGACCCTGCTCGGCGGCCTCGCCACCGAGGCGATGCGGGAGGCCGGCTTTGCCGGGGCCGCCGTCCAGGTCACCGGCCTGCGGCTCGCGGACGACTGGCGTGGCCTGCGCCTGGAGGTCGCCGCCGACAGCGGCCCGCTGGAGGCCGCCGCCGCGGCACTGGATCTGCCGATGGCGGGACGCGTCGCACTGTCCGGCGCACTCGTCGTGGCACCGGACGGCGGAACGGCGACGGCCACCCCCGACGGCTGCCTCTCCGTCACCGCCGAACGCCTTGCCGTCAGCGGCCAGCCGCTCGTCCTGCCGGAGGGGGGAAGCCTGTGCGCCGTCCCTGATGCGCCGCTGCTGCGCTGGTCGCCCGCCACCGCGGAGCAGGCTGCCCTCGGACTTGCCGCGGAGGTCAGGACGCCGCGGCTCGATGCGCCCGCCGTCACCCTGCGGGCCGAACAGGTCATACTGCGGCTGGGGCAGGCGGCAGGCGGGCGCAGCCTCGAGGCCACCGTCGCCAAGCTGACCAACACCGCCAAGCCGGCGCCCGTCGTGCCGCTGGCCGTCACCCTGCGCGCCGCGCAGACGGGGGAAGAGCCCTGGACAATCGACGGCACCGCCAGGGATGCGCAGGGCATCCTTGCCGTCACCCTGACCGGCCACCACGACCAGGCGGCCGGCGCCGGCTCGCTGGAGGCGGTGGCCCGGCCGATCCGGCTCGCTCCGAAAGGCCCCGGCCTCGCCGCCGTCTCGCCGCTCGCCGCCGGCCTGTTTCAGAAGACGTCCGGCACCCTGTCCGGCAAGGCGACGGTCGCCTGGGGCGCCAAGGGCATGACGACCGGCGGGCAGGTGGTGCTCAAGGATCTGGCCGGCAATGCCGGCCCGGTGACCGTTGCCGGGGTGAGCGGCACGGTGGCATTGTCGAGCCTGTCGCCGCCGGTGATCCCAGCCGGCCAGAAGCTGACGATCGGCCTGCTCGATGTCGGCATCCCGCTGACCGACGGCACCCTGCTGTTCGGCTATGAGCGCGACGGACGGCTGGATGTCGACCGGGCGCAATGGCGCTGGGCCGGCGGCACGCTGCGCGCCGATCCGTTCAAACTGGCACCCGACAAGCCCAAGGGCGCCGTCACCCTGCATGCCGACGGCATCGACGCCGCCCGGCTGCTGGAGTTGATCGCCGTCGACGGGCTGGAGGCCAGCGGCACGCTCTCCGGCACCCTGCCGGTGGTCTTCGCCGGCGACCGCGTGACGCTGGATGGCGGCGTGCTGGAATCCACCGCTCCGGGCACCCTGCGCTACGACCCCGCCAACCCGCCGGCCGCGATGAAGGGAGAGGAGGGCAGCCCGACCGCCATGCTGATGGGGGCACTGACCGACTTCCGGTATGAGACCCTGCGAATCACCATCGACGGGGAGGCCGGCGGCGAACTCAGCGCCGGCCTGTCGCTGCGCGGTGCCAACCCGTCATTCTACGATGGCTATCCGGTTGCGCTTAACCTTAAGCTGTCGGGCGCGCTCGACCGGATTCTGCGCCAGAACCTCGACGTCTACCGGATTCCCGACACGGTGCGGGACCGCATGACCGGCTTCGACCAGAAGGACCCCTGACCGCCACCATGGTGACCATTCCCCTATCCCTGCGCCTGCTGGCCGCGCTGCTGATCCCGGCCGCGGCGGCCTGCTCCCCCACGGTGAAGATCGAAGCGCCCGACAAGCCCATCGAGATCAACCTGAACGTCCGCATCGAGCAGGAGGTGCGGGTCAAGCTGGAACGCGACGTAGACGACGCCATCCGCAACGACCCCGCCCTGTTCGGCCTTCCCACCGATTCCGCTCCCTCCTCTGCGAAGGGGAAAAAGCCATGACCAGCCATCTCATGACCCGCCGCCGCTTCACCCGGCTGACCCTGTCCATCCTTGCCGCCGGGCTGCTGGCATCGTCCCTGCCGACGCTGGCGCTGGCCCAGGACGCGCTGGCCGCCGCAAAGGCCGCCGGCCAGATCGGCGAGCGTCCCGACGGGCTGGTCGGCACCGTCCCCGGCGCTCCCGCCACAGCCCAGGCGCTGGCGGCGCAGGTGAACGCCCAGCGGCTCGCCCGCTACCGGGAGATCGCCCAGGGCAACGGCACCGCGCTCGACAAGGTCCAGGCGGTTGCCGGGCAGCAGTTGATCGAGCGCACGCCGGCCGGCCAGTTCGTGATGACCGCTGCGGGCCAGTGGCAACGCAAGTGACCGGGCAAGTGACCGAAGGGTCCGGCATCGCCGACCTGCGCCGTCGTCTGGCCGGAAGGCCGGGCGACGGCGCGCTGCTGTCCGCACTGTTCGGCGCGCTCGACCGGGCAGGGCAGGCCGGCACGCCGGAGGAGGCGGTCGCCCGCTCCAATCTCGGCGAGGCGCTGCGCCGCCAGGGCCGGCTGGCGGAGGCGGAGGCGCATCATCGCATCGCGCTGGCCTGGCTGCCGGAGTTCGGCGGCAACCATTACAATTGGGGCGTCACCCTGCAGGCGCTCGGCCGCTTGGCGGAGGCTGCGGACGCCTATGGCGAAGCGGCCCGCCTGATGCCCGGCTTCGCCCCCGCCGCCTGCAACCAGGGCGTCCTGCTGCGCGACCTCGGCCGCCTGGATGAGGCGGAGGAGCCGTTGCGCCGGTCGCTCGGCCTCGATCCGACATTGGTGCCCGCCCGGCTGGCGCTTGCTGCGCTGTACCGCGACCGCGGCGACCTGGAGCGTGCAGTCGCCGGTTTCCGTACCTGCCTGTGTCTGCGCCCCGATCTGGCCGAGGGGCAGGCCAATCTCGCCTTGGCCTTGAAGGAGCGGGCGCAGCAGGCTGGTGGAGCGCCTGAAGACGGCGGCAGCGCCATCGCCGGCTTCGAGCGCGCGCTGCGCATCGGCCTGCCCGACCCCGGCGGCGTGCTTGCCCAACTGGTGCAGCAGCGCCGGCATCTCTGCCGCTGGGACGGGTTGGGGCCGTTGTCCGACCAGCTCGTCGCCCTGGTGCGCGACGGGCGGACGCGGCAGGGGCATCCCTGGATCTTCCTGGGCGAGGGCGCCGGGCCGGAGTTGGAGCGGACCTGCGCCGAGCGCTACGCCGCCTGGAAGACCGGTGGCATCCGGCCGGCCTTTCCGCAACGCCGCAGCCGCGGTCCAAGACTGCGCATCGGCTATCTCTCCGCCGACTTCCATGAGCACGCCACCGCAATGCTGATCGCCGAACTGGTCGAGCGGCACGACCGCGGCCGGTTCGAGATCGTCGGCTGCTCGACCGGCCCCGATGACGGCGGGCCGTTGCGGGGGCGGCTCGTCGCCGACTTCGACCGCTTCCTCGACCTGTCGGCCCTGCCGGACCAATCCGCCGCCCGCGCGATCCACGGGGCCGGCATCGACATCCTGGTCGACTTGAAGGGGCACACCCAGAATGCCCGCCCCGGCATCGCCGCCTATCGCCCCGCACCGGTTCAGGCCCAATGGCTCGGCTATCCGGGAACGCTCGGCAACCCGGCCATCGACTACGTCATCGCCGACCCGGTGGTCGCCCCCGCCGCCCACCAGCCTTTCTACAGCGAGCGCATCGTCCATCTGCCCGACAGCTACCAGCCCAACGACCGCAAGCGCATCATCGGACCGGTGCCGAGCCGCGCATCCTGCGGCCTGCCGGAGGAGGGCGTGGTTTTCTGCGCCTTCAACGCGCCCTACAAGATCGGCCCGGTGCTGTTCGGCCGCTGGTGCCGCCTGCTGGACCGGGTGCCCGGATCGGTGCTCTGGCTGCTGCACGGAGCGCCGGAAGTCGCGGTCAACCTGCGCCGCGCCGCGGTGGCGAACGGGGTCGCACCCGATCGGCTGGTCTTCGCCCCGCGCCTGCCGGGTCCGGCGCATCTCGCGCGGCACCGCTTGGCCAACCTGTTCCTGGATTCAGGCCCCGTCGGCGCCCACACCACCGCCAGCGACGCGCTGTGGGCCGGATTGCCGGTGCTGAGCGTGCTCGGACGTTCCTTCGCCGGACGGGTCGCCGCCAGCCTGCTGCATGCAGTCGGGCTGCCGGAGCTGGCGGTGGCGGATTGGGACGCCTACGAAGCGGCCGCATGCCGCCTCGCCACCGATCCGGCGGAACTGTCGGCGCTGAAACGGCGACTGGAGGAGGGACGCCTCACCGCCCCGCTGTTCGACACCGACCGCTTCGCCAGCTCCATCGAGACGGCCTATGCCACCATGTGGGACATCCATGCGGCGGGAGCTCCGCCGCGCGGCTTCGCGGTGCCCGCACGGGATGGGGCAAGTCAGGGATAGGCGCAGCGGTCAGCCGTGACCTCGACGAAGGAGCGCTGCGAGGCAGCGATGCTGAAGCGGTATTCGCTGTTGTCGACCACCAGCGACTGATGCAGCGGCAGCACGCCGCTGATCGTGGTGCCCTTGCCGCCGATGCCGGTGATGCGGATCGTCACGGGCTGGCCCGGATCGAACCAGCTTTCGGGGTTGCCCTGGGCATTGTGGGCCGACTGGCCCTCGCCCGACACGGTGATGGTGCCGTTGCCGAAGGTCACGCCGCGGGCACCGCCCTTCAGCAGCGGGGTGCTGAGCGTGAAGCGCTTGGTATCGGTCGGCTGGCAGTTGCGCGGAACCTGGGCCTGGGAAATGACGAAGGCCAGGCGGTTGGCATCCAGTCCACCCTTCAGCCGTTCGGCCACCAGCTGGGCCAGCTTGGCGAGGTCGCCGGTCGGCACCTCGCGCTGCAGGCGGCCCTCCAACTCGGCGACGCGCGCCTCGGCGGTACGGGCGGCATGTTGCATCTGGCTGGCCAGCAGCTCGAGCTCCGCCTTCTGGCGGGACAGCGTCGCGATTTCCTCGCGTAGGGTCACGTCGCGGCCCTTCAACTGCTCGATGCCCATCTGGTAGGAGAAGAGCCCGACACCGAGCACGAGCGTTGCCAGCAGTCCGTACTTGATCACGCCGGCCCTCAGCCGTCGGCGATACCGTCTTTCGTAGTCGTAACGTCCCAGGGTCATGATGCGTCGCGGCAGGCTGTCAGGTCGGGGCGTTAATGGCTAACGGCAACGGCGAAGGGATGCAACCCCCCTGGCCGTCCGTTTCTGCCGCATCCTGCCGTCGCTCCGGTTGCGGATCGCGATTACTGGTTGGACGATCCGCCGCCGAGGAAGCTGGCGTTCAGGCCGGGGCTCTTGAACTCGCCGACATTCTTGAAGACCAGACGGAAGAAGATCGTGTTCCCGTCCTTTTCCCCGGTGGTGCTGATCGTGTAATCGCGCTGCGCCACGGTCTGGAAGATCAGGCATTCGTCCGAATAGGTGAGAATCGCCACGCTGGAGCGCGGCCCCGGCTGCGGTTCCATCGCCTGGGTATGGCCGATTCCCAGGTTCCAGTAGTTGGTAAGCTGCGACGACAGGCCGAAGTTCGCCTGCTCCACCCGGTTGCGGGTGACCGCTGTGCGCGACGTGGTCTGATCGACATAGGTGTAGGCGGTTGACAGCCGCAGCAGCGGCACGCCGGCCGACGCGTTCAGCGAGTGGCGGCGCGGCTTCAAGGTTTCGTGGTCGATGCGGAAGCCGTAATTCACATCCAGCCAGTCGGCCGGCTGCAGGTCCAGCCGCCCGACATAGTCGGACACGCGGTCCTCGAGACCCGACCCGCCGGTGAAGCCGACGCTGCTGTCGGTCAGGCGATGGCTCTGGCCCAGGAACAGGCTGGCCGAGCCTTGGCTATTGCCATAGATGGCGGTACGGATGCCGTAGGTGAAGCGCATGCCGTCGTCCAGCCGGTCGATGCCGGTGAAGCGGTTCGGCTGCAGCAGGTTCACGTCGTCGAACTCGATGTCCAGGCTGTCTTCGTTCGGGAAGACCTTGGAGTTGGACAACTTGGGCGCGACGGTCAGCTGCCCGATCGGCTCGACCAGCTGCGACGAGCTTTCGCCGTAGCGGACGAACGGATAGCGCACAGTCGCCTGCCCTTGCGGGAAGAAGCGGAAGCGGCTGGCGTTGTCGTCGCCGCGCGATGACGGGTCGGCGGTGTTGAACTGCTGCGCCGTGTAGCCGGCGATCAGCACGCTGCCCGACAGGTTGGTGACGAAGCCGGCATTGGAGACGATGTTCCGTTCCCAACCCGGCTGCGCCATGATGCGCTGGGTGTCGGGTCCGCCATTCTTGAGGCGGGAGACCGCCAGCAGGCTGGTATCGAAGGACCAGCGACCGCCGAGCAGGCTCCCCGGTTCGCCCAGCGCATTGTACTGGGCGTAGGGCAGGGTGACCGGTTCGGGAATCGTGTTCCCGTAGCGCATGTCCTGGAAGCTGTAGGCGGTGACCGCCGCATAATTCCGGCCGCGGAAGCCCTCGACATAGGCTTTGCTGGTCAGATAATCCTCGCGGAAGCCGTAATAGCGCCGCAGGAAGGTCGGATCGCTCGCCCGCTTGATGTCGAAGCCGGCGCGCCACGTCTCGTCGATGTCGAACAGCCCGCGCGCTGCGATGTAGCCGCGGTTGCGCGTTTCCTTCGGGACG from Azospirillum thiophilum includes:
- a CDS encoding peptidylprolyl isomerase; this translates as MKRWTRALMAALFATIFTVSFFTVSQGEAKALDPENTIYLDLKDGRVVIELRPDLAPNHVARIKELTRQGFYDGVVFHRVIDGFMAQTGDPTGTGMGGSGKKLKAEFSSAPHIRGTLSMARAQDPDSADSQFFICFAPSSFLDRQYTVWGRVVEGMEFVDMIKKGNQGRNGQVTDPDKIVKMQVAADAK
- a CDS encoding intermembrane phospholipid transport protein YdbH family protein, whose protein sequence is MRLARALAGMAAGTAAATVTLGIAAIGGAILAGPTLLGGLATEAMREAGFAGAAVQVTGLRLADDWRGLRLEVAADSGPLEAAAAALDLPMAGRVALSGALVVAPDGGTATATPDGCLSVTAERLAVSGQPLVLPEGGSLCAVPDAPLLRWSPATAEQAALGLAAEVRTPRLDAPAVTLRAEQVILRLGQAAGGRSLEATVAKLTNTAKPAPVVPLAVTLRAAQTGEEPWTIDGTARDAQGILAVTLTGHHDQAAGAGSLEAVARPIRLAPKGPGLAAVSPLAAGLFQKTSGTLSGKATVAWGAKGMTTGGQVVLKDLAGNAGPVTVAGVSGTVALSSLSPPVIPAGQKLTIGLLDVGIPLTDGTLLFGYERDGRLDVDRAQWRWAGGTLRADPFKLAPDKPKGAVTLHADGIDAARLLELIAVDGLEASGTLSGTLPVVFAGDRVTLDGGVLESTAPGTLRYDPANPPAAMKGEEGSPTAMLMGALTDFRYETLRITIDGEAGGELSAGLSLRGANPSFYDGYPVALNLKLSGALDRILRQNLDVYRIPDTVRDRMTGFDQKDP
- a CDS encoding YnbE family lipoprotein, whose product is MVTIPLSLRLLAALLIPAAAACSPTVKIEAPDKPIEINLNVRIEQEVRVKLERDVDDAIRNDPALFGLPTDSAPSSAKGKKP
- a CDS encoding YdbL family protein, translated to MTSHLMTRRRFTRLTLSILAAGLLASSLPTLALAQDALAAAKAAGQIGERPDGLVGTVPGAPATAQALAAQVNAQRLARYREIAQGNGTALDKVQAVAGQQLIERTPAGQFVMTAAGQWQRK
- a CDS encoding tetratricopeptide repeat protein, with product MTEGSGIADLRRRLAGRPGDGALLSALFGALDRAGQAGTPEEAVARSNLGEALRRQGRLAEAEAHHRIALAWLPEFGGNHYNWGVTLQALGRLAEAADAYGEAARLMPGFAPAACNQGVLLRDLGRLDEAEEPLRRSLGLDPTLVPARLALAALYRDRGDLERAVAGFRTCLCLRPDLAEGQANLALALKERAQQAGGAPEDGGSAIAGFERALRIGLPDPGGVLAQLVQQRRHLCRWDGLGPLSDQLVALVRDGRTRQGHPWIFLGEGAGPELERTCAERYAAWKTGGIRPAFPQRRSRGPRLRIGYLSADFHEHATAMLIAELVERHDRGRFEIVGCSTGPDDGGPLRGRLVADFDRFLDLSALPDQSAARAIHGAGIDILVDLKGHTQNARPGIAAYRPAPVQAQWLGYPGTLGNPAIDYVIADPVVAPAAHQPFYSERIVHLPDSYQPNDRKRIIGPVPSRASCGLPEEGVVFCAFNAPYKIGPVLFGRWCRLLDRVPGSVLWLLHGAPEVAVNLRRAAVANGVAPDRLVFAPRLPGPAHLARHRLANLFLDSGPVGAHTTASDALWAGLPVLSVLGRSFAGRVAASLLHAVGLPELAVADWDAYEAAACRLATDPAELSALKRRLEEGRLTAPLFDTDRFASSIETAYATMWDIHAAGAPPRGFAVPARDGASQG
- a CDS encoding LPS-assembly protein LptD, which codes for MSKHVSRRARAKAPTAANPILRSGIVGLMVACGVAAVDLALPDTANAQSSNGQPSNGQAPGAKPAAAPAANGTGSPRASQDPVLLTADQVTFDEVNSLVTASGNVELAQGKRSVRADKITYDQKTKIVTATGKIRLVEPSGDIIFADYAELTDDMKDVFIENIRVLMTDNGRVAGNEGERREGRLTRINRGVYSPCDLCKEDPTRPPLWQIRAVRIVHDNEEHEVRYKDATMEIFGIPVGYTPYLSHPDPSVDRKSGFLTPSFGNDSNMGAILKTHYYWDIAPDQDATFDLHYYSQEGPLLGGQYRKRFENGRLELEGAITRGDVANSTTVPKETRNRGYIAARGLFDIDETWRAGFDIKRASDPTFLRRYYGFREDYLTSKAYVEGFRGRNYAAVTAYSFQDMRYGNTIPEPVTLPYAQYNALGEPGSLLGGRWSFDTSLLAVSRLKNGGPDTQRIMAQPGWERNIVSNAGFVTNLSGSVLIAGYTAQQFNTADPSSRGDDNASRFRFFPQGQATVRYPFVRYGESSSQLVEPIGQLTVAPKLSNSKVFPNEDSLDIEFDDVNLLQPNRFTGIDRLDDGMRFTYGIRTAIYGNSQGSASLFLGQSHRLTDSSVGFTGGSGLEDRVSDYVGRLDLQPADWLDVNYGFRIDHETLKPRRHSLNASAGVPLLRLSTAYTYVDQTTSRTAVTRNRVEQANFGLSSQLTNYWNLGIGHTQAMEPQPGPRSSVAILTYSDECLIFQTVAQRDYTISTTGEKDGNTIFFRLVFKNVGEFKSPGLNASFLGGGSSNQ